A genome region from Frankineae bacterium MT45 includes the following:
- a CDS encoding DNA-binding response regulator, OmpR family, contains REC and winged-helix (wHTH) domain, translated as MSQILLVEDDFAIRTALVRALRELGHAVTAVDTGIAALSATVEQRPEVVLLDLGLPDVDGADVLSMLRAVSDVPVIIATARDDESEIIRLLDLGADDYVIKPFTASQITARVRAVLRRSGKTEEDAVLNLGDLTIDTRSREVYVDDKVVDLARKEYDLLLVLARRPGEVVTKRELLSEVWQLAWGGSDRTVDVHLSWLRRKLGETAAQPRFIHSVRGVGVRLVAAELPAPGGGDVVERPSSSS; from the coding sequence GTGTCGCAGATCCTGCTCGTCGAGGACGACTTTGCCATTCGTACCGCCCTGGTTCGGGCGCTGCGCGAACTAGGGCACGCGGTGACCGCGGTCGACACGGGAATCGCTGCGCTCTCCGCGACCGTGGAGCAGCGTCCAGAGGTGGTGCTCCTCGATCTGGGCCTGCCGGATGTGGACGGCGCTGACGTGCTGTCGATGCTCCGCGCGGTCAGCGATGTCCCGGTCATCATCGCCACTGCCCGCGACGACGAGAGCGAGATCATCCGGCTGCTGGATCTGGGCGCCGACGACTACGTGATCAAGCCCTTCACCGCAAGCCAGATCACGGCCCGGGTGCGCGCGGTGCTGCGTCGCAGCGGCAAGACCGAGGAGGACGCAGTTCTCAACCTGGGGGATCTCACCATCGACACCCGCAGCCGCGAGGTCTACGTCGATGACAAGGTGGTCGACCTGGCCCGCAAGGAGTACGACCTGCTGCTGGTGCTGGCCCGGCGTCCGGGCGAGGTCGTCACCAAGCGGGAACTCCTCTCCGAGGTGTGGCAGCTGGCCTGGGGCGGCTCGGACCGCACCGTGGACGTGCACCTGTCGTGGCTGCGCCGCAAGCTCGGCGAGACCGCGGCCCAGCCCCGATTCATCCACAGCGTGCGGGGGGTAGGGGTTCGGCTGGTCGCTGCTGAGTTGCCGGCGCCGGGCGGCGGCGACGTCGTGGAGCGTCCGAGCAGCTCGTCGTGA
- a CDS encoding Phospholipase_D-nuclease N-terminal, translating into MLVRLGGIFGLIGLFIWIYAVIDSIMAPSERIRLLPKAVWVLVVLLFTVLGSLLWFLFGRPYSAAGVGPGPARRAGGATAGGAPAGGSFVPPTLRKRTSPMDTPRGIAPDDDADFLRKIDEDLRRGDGNPGAAGGSASGE; encoded by the coding sequence ATGCTCGTACGCCTCGGTGGCATCTTCGGCCTCATCGGTCTCTTCATCTGGATCTATGCGGTGATCGACTCGATCATGGCCCCGTCTGAGCGGATCCGCCTACTCCCGAAGGCCGTCTGGGTACTCGTCGTGCTGCTCTTCACGGTGCTGGGTTCGCTGCTCTGGTTCCTCTTCGGACGCCCCTACTCGGCGGCCGGGGTCGGCCCGGGCCCCGCTCGCCGCGCCGGTGGCGCGACCGCCGGGGGTGCTCCGGCCGGCGGCTCGTTCGTTCCGCCGACGCTGCGCAAGCGCACCTCGCCGATGGACACACCCCGCGGCATCGCCCCGGACGACGACGCCGATTTCCTCCGCAAGATCGACGAAGACCTGCGTCGTGGGGACGGCAACCCGGGGGCTGCGGGCGGTTCGGCGAGCGGCGAGTAG
- a CDS encoding 3-octaprenyl-4hydroxybenzoate decarboxylase, with the protein MRIINPVSFADLQDFLTALERDGDLARVSAPVDPHLEVTAVVQRVVREQGPALLFENPSRGSMPLAINLFGTHRRMAKALGVDTLDELGQRIAELLKPELPQGISGLRDALGKVGQLRAAPPRRVKTAPAQEVVLRGRDVDLNLLPGILAWPDDGGVFLNLGLTHTKHPETGARNLGMYRLQQHDAQTVGLHWQIHKDSTSHAAVAERRGERLPVAIAFGCPPAVTYAASAPLPADIDEYLFAGFIGQQRVELVDCLDVPLQVPAASQVVLEGWVEPGKRLPEGPFGDHTGFYTPVEPFPFMHVETMTMRSKPIYQSIVVGRPPQEDGPMGKATERIFLPLIKMTVPEIVDYDLPVAGVFHNCCIVSIDKRFPKHAQKVMNAIWGAGLLSLSKLIVVVDADCDVHDYNEVAWRAFGNVDYAHDVLHSVGPVDHLDHAAYEQFFGGKLGIDATRKLPTEGYRRDGGWPQECVLDAATLTKVEARWASLRIGRGLGEGLR; encoded by the coding sequence GTGAGGATAATCAACCCGGTGAGCTTCGCTGATCTGCAGGACTTCCTGACCGCCCTGGAACGTGACGGGGACCTCGCCCGGGTGAGCGCGCCGGTCGATCCGCACCTGGAGGTGACGGCCGTGGTGCAGCGGGTGGTCCGCGAGCAGGGGCCGGCGCTGCTCTTCGAGAATCCGTCGCGGGGGAGCATGCCGCTGGCGATCAACCTCTTCGGCACTCACCGCCGGATGGCGAAGGCGCTGGGCGTCGACACCCTCGACGAACTGGGGCAGCGAATCGCCGAACTGCTCAAGCCCGAGCTGCCCCAAGGCATCAGTGGGCTGCGCGACGCGCTGGGCAAGGTAGGTCAGCTGCGAGCCGCTCCACCCCGACGGGTGAAGACCGCCCCGGCGCAGGAGGTGGTGCTGCGCGGACGTGACGTCGACCTGAACCTCCTCCCCGGCATCCTCGCCTGGCCCGACGACGGCGGCGTCTTCCTCAACCTCGGCCTCACCCACACCAAGCACCCGGAGACCGGGGCCCGCAACCTCGGGATGTACCGGCTACAGCAGCACGATGCTCAGACGGTCGGGCTGCACTGGCAGATCCACAAGGACTCCACCTCGCACGCCGCGGTCGCCGAGCGCCGGGGTGAGCGGTTACCGGTGGCGATCGCCTTCGGCTGCCCACCGGCGGTCACCTACGCAGCCTCAGCGCCCCTGCCGGCCGACATCGACGAGTACCTCTTCGCCGGCTTCATCGGCCAGCAGCGAGTGGAGCTTGTGGACTGTCTCGACGTCCCGCTGCAGGTTCCGGCCGCCTCCCAGGTCGTCCTGGAGGGTTGGGTCGAGCCGGGGAAGCGGCTGCCAGAGGGGCCCTTCGGGGATCACACCGGTTTCTACACGCCGGTGGAGCCGTTCCCATTCATGCACGTCGAGACGATGACCATGCGCAGCAAGCCGATCTACCAGTCGATCGTCGTCGGACGTCCACCGCAGGAGGACGGGCCGATGGGGAAGGCCACCGAGCGGATCTTCCTGCCCCTGATCAAGATGACCGTCCCCGAGATCGTCGATTACGACCTTCCGGTGGCGGGCGTATTCCACAACTGCTGCATCGTCTCGATCGACAAGCGCTTCCCGAAACACGCCCAGAAGGTGATGAATGCGATCTGGGGCGCCGGCCTGCTGTCGCTGTCGAAGTTGATCGTGGTGGTGGACGCCGACTGCGACGTCCACGACTACAACGAGGTGGCTTGGCGCGCCTTCGGCAACGTCGACTACGCCCACGACGTGCTGCACAGCGTCGGCCCGGTGGATCACCTCGACCACGCCGCCTACGAGCAGTTCTTCGGCGGAAAGCTGGGGATCGACGCCACCCGGAAACTCCCGACCGAGGGGTACCGCCGGGACGGGGGCTGGCCGCAGGAGTGCGTGCTGGATGCCGCCACTCTCACCAAGGTCGAGGCCCGCTGGGCATCGCTGCGGATCGGTCGCGGCCTCGGGGAGGGCCTGCGATGA
- a CDS encoding 4-hydroxybenzoate polyprenyltransferase, with the protein MSGAPVQLTENPEPENRSKIKDFLRLVMIEHSVFALPFAYIAALTAMWHETGTVHWGELLLITIAMVSARTVAMSANRILDRHYDALNPRTAQRELVTGVVSVRTAWTGSVIALVIFLGSAAALSWLCLLLAPVAIFLLVLYSFGKRFTDYPQALLALAQFVAPVGAWIAVTGSASWAACALGIAVGTWIGGFDLIYACQDVESDLRSGVRSVPARFGVGKALAASSVVHLFTVAGFVWFGVAAGMGVLWYVGVAITAGILVYEHAIVKANDLSRVNRAFFTANGVIGIGLFVFALADLIVNGLGI; encoded by the coding sequence ATGAGCGGTGCGCCGGTACAGCTCACCGAGAACCCGGAGCCGGAGAACCGCAGTAAAATAAAGGACTTTCTCCGGCTGGTGATGATCGAGCACTCGGTCTTCGCGCTCCCGTTCGCCTACATTGCGGCGCTGACCGCGATGTGGCATGAGACCGGCACCGTCCACTGGGGCGAGTTGCTGCTGATCACGATCGCGATGGTCTCGGCCCGCACGGTCGCGATGAGTGCCAACCGCATCCTGGACCGGCACTACGACGCGCTGAATCCCCGCACCGCGCAGCGTGAACTCGTCACCGGTGTGGTGAGCGTGCGCACCGCCTGGACCGGCAGCGTCATCGCGCTGGTGATCTTCCTCGGCAGTGCGGCTGCCCTCTCCTGGCTCTGCCTACTGCTGGCGCCGGTGGCCATCTTCCTGCTGGTGCTCTACTCCTTCGGTAAGCGCTTCACCGACTACCCGCAGGCCCTCCTCGCGCTGGCCCAGTTCGTGGCCCCGGTCGGCGCCTGGATCGCCGTCACCGGTTCGGCCTCCTGGGCCGCCTGCGCGCTGGGCATCGCCGTCGGCACCTGGATCGGGGGTTTCGACCTCATCTACGCCTGCCAGGACGTCGAATCCGACCTGCGCAGCGGGGTCCGTTCGGTGCCGGCTCGGTTCGGGGTCGGCAAGGCGCTGGCCGCCTCCTCTGTGGTGCATCTCTTCACGGTGGCCGGGTTCGTCTGGTTCGGCGTCGCGGCCGGGATGGGGGTCCTCTGGTACGTCGGGGTCGCCATCACCGCGGGCATCCTGGTCTACGAGCACGCGATCGTGAAGGCCAACGACCTCTCGCGGGTGAATCGGGCCTTCTTCACGGCCAACGGCGTCATCGGGATCGGGCTCTTCGTCTTCGCCCTGGCCGACCTCATCGTCAATGGCTTAGGCATTTAG
- a CDS encoding 4-hydroxy-3-polyprenylbenzoate decarboxylase, with protein MASEEGRRPWVVGVSGASGTAYAKAVLTGLLDAGEEVDLIVSRAARLTLIDEVGLSFRDAYWQDDLGSWLGRDTQGVRYWSAADLGAGPASGSYLTRGMLVVPASTAAVAGIAIGLSKDLLQRAADVTVKERRPLVIVPRETPYTRSTLQHLITLYDAGAVLLPASPGFYGAPQSVQQLVDFIAAKVLDAIGVEHDLITRWSGELGAARRDREDVPPDRTSK; from the coding sequence GTGGCGAGCGAGGAGGGACGCCGGCCCTGGGTCGTCGGCGTCTCCGGCGCGTCTGGGACCGCGTATGCCAAGGCCGTCCTGACGGGGCTGCTGGACGCGGGGGAGGAGGTCGACCTGATCGTCTCCCGGGCGGCCCGCCTGACCCTCATCGACGAGGTCGGGTTGAGCTTCCGGGACGCCTATTGGCAGGACGATCTGGGGAGTTGGCTCGGACGTGACACGCAGGGTGTGCGCTACTGGTCAGCCGCTGATCTGGGGGCCGGTCCGGCCAGCGGCTCGTACCTGACGCGAGGAATGCTGGTCGTGCCGGCCAGTACCGCTGCGGTGGCCGGGATCGCCATCGGGCTGTCGAAGGACCTGCTGCAGCGGGCGGCCGATGTGACGGTGAAGGAGCGGCGCCCGCTGGTGATCGTGCCACGGGAGACGCCGTACACCCGCTCGACGCTGCAGCACCTGATCACCCTCTACGACGCCGGGGCCGTCCTGCTGCCGGCGAGTCCCGGCTTCTACGGTGCACCGCAGAGCGTCCAGCAACTGGTCGACTTCATCGCGGCGAAGGTCCTGGACGCGATCGGCGTGGAGCACGATCTGATCACCCGCTGGTCGGGGGAACTGGGCGCGGCGCGCCGGGACCGCGAGGATGTTCCGCCTGACCGGACGAGCAAATAG
- a CDS encoding transcriptional regulator, AsnC family — protein sequence MDTTDRQLLDALRSNARATYAELARVVGLSAPAVHERVSKLESNGVITGYHAAVAPESLGYSMSALIGVNMSDNADVDAVASALASVVQVEDLWLVAGDESYIAKVRVADIGGLGVAMRAVNDVPGVRSTKTTVVIETKFEGRVQSADTTKAEDFERAD from the coding sequence GTGGACACGACCGATCGGCAACTCCTGGACGCGCTGCGCAGCAATGCCCGCGCGACCTACGCCGAACTGGCCCGGGTGGTTGGCCTCTCGGCACCGGCCGTCCACGAGCGAGTCTCGAAGCTAGAGAGCAACGGGGTCATCACCGGCTACCACGCAGCCGTGGCCCCGGAGTCGCTGGGCTACTCGATGAGCGCCCTCATCGGCGTGAACATGTCCGACAACGCCGACGTGGATGCGGTGGCCAGTGCGCTGGCCAGCGTGGTGCAGGTCGAGGACCTCTGGCTGGTGGCCGGGGATGAGTCCTACATCGCCAAGGTGCGGGTCGCTGACATCGGCGGCCTGGGCGTCGCGATGCGGGCGGTGAATGACGTCCCCGGGGTGCGCAGCACCAAGACCACGGTCGTCATCGAGACGAAGTTCGAGGGACGGGTCCAGTCCGCCGACACCACCAAGGCCGAGGACTTCGAACGTGCCGATTGA
- a CDS encoding Glycosyl transferases group 1: protein MTVAVTKDAAPAKVVLAQRILAVAAVLLPERVGTTGSVALNAFRHAAEVDETAEEIWAEAAACLDGIVARLVDESDPAVVWLVIAAISTVTPDSDEVLAAQRELALLDRDEAAQWLLGTCMALAVDRGNPRMPVRIVDSGVLVEVDFSARFNLHTGIQRVVRSLVPRWDRDHDIVLVAWTPGGGAMRTLDQDESTRVLKWASGGVRTRQLRAAATDEQPWSLVIPWRSVVVLSEVPDQGVAAKLSALAEYSGNTVAAIGYDCIPIISSDMLPPGEPNKFVKYLSMLKHIDRVAGISESASNEFRGFVDMLPAQGLSGPTVTTCVLPVQTLHESTAIPKPPVERNLVLCVGSFEPRKNQMAVLFAAERLWREGVEFRLQFVGGGGVGTAFPSSVKRLARKGRDVGIAEAVSDSALDELYAHARFSVFASLHEGYGLPVAESFAHGVPVITSDYGSTREIAGDGGALLIDPRDDDELYAAMRELLTSDSTLVRLKQELADRPMRSWDDYAADLWRDLVEGAR from the coding sequence GTGACGGTGGCGGTAACGAAGGACGCCGCGCCAGCGAAGGTGGTGTTGGCTCAGCGGATCCTCGCCGTCGCCGCTGTCCTGCTCCCCGAACGAGTAGGCACGACTGGATCGGTTGCCCTGAACGCGTTCCGCCACGCGGCGGAGGTTGACGAGACGGCTGAGGAGATCTGGGCCGAGGCGGCCGCGTGCCTCGACGGTATCGTCGCTCGTCTCGTTGATGAGAGTGACCCGGCGGTGGTCTGGCTCGTGATCGCGGCGATCTCCACAGTCACGCCGGACTCCGATGAGGTTCTCGCCGCGCAGCGCGAGCTGGCGTTGCTCGACCGGGACGAGGCCGCGCAGTGGCTACTCGGAACGTGCATGGCCCTCGCGGTCGACCGGGGCAATCCGCGAATGCCGGTCAGGATCGTCGATTCCGGGGTGCTCGTCGAGGTGGACTTCAGTGCCCGCTTCAACCTGCACACCGGCATCCAACGGGTGGTGCGATCGCTGGTTCCGCGGTGGGATCGCGATCATGACATCGTCCTGGTGGCCTGGACGCCCGGCGGCGGGGCGATGCGCACGCTCGATCAGGACGAATCGACTCGGGTCCTGAAATGGGCCTCCGGTGGGGTGCGGACGCGTCAGCTGCGGGCCGCCGCCACCGACGAGCAGCCCTGGTCCCTGGTCATCCCGTGGCGCAGTGTGGTCGTGCTCTCCGAGGTTCCCGATCAGGGAGTGGCCGCAAAACTAAGCGCATTGGCCGAGTACTCCGGCAATACGGTGGCGGCGATCGGATATGACTGCATTCCCATCATCAGCTCCGACATGCTGCCGCCGGGCGAGCCGAACAAGTTCGTCAAGTACCTCAGCATGCTCAAGCACATCGACCGGGTAGCCGGTATCAGCGAGTCGGCTAGCAACGAGTTTCGCGGCTTCGTCGACATGCTGCCGGCGCAGGGGCTTAGCGGTCCTACCGTGACCACCTGCGTGCTTCCGGTGCAGACCCTGCATGAGTCGACCGCCATTCCCAAGCCCCCGGTCGAGCGGAACCTGGTGCTCTGCGTCGGCAGCTTTGAACCGCGCAAAAACCAGATGGCGGTGCTCTTCGCCGCCGAGCGGCTCTGGCGCGAGGGTGTCGAGTTCCGGCTGCAGTTCGTGGGCGGCGGCGGGGTCGGCACCGCCTTCCCCTCGTCCGTGAAGCGATTGGCTCGAAAGGGACGGGACGTCGGCATCGCGGAGGCGGTCAGCGACTCGGCCCTGGACGAGCTCTACGCTCACGCGCGGTTCAGCGTCTTTGCATCTCTCCACGAGGGGTACGGATTGCCAGTCGCCGAGTCGTTTGCCCACGGAGTCCCTGTGATTACCTCGGACTATGGCAGTACCCGGGAGATCGCGGGCGACGGTGGGGCGCTGTTGATCGATCCTCGTGACGACGACGAGCTCTACGCGGCGATGCGCGAGCTGCTGACGAGCGACTCCACCCTGGTTCGCCTCAAGCAGGAGTTGGCGGATCGGCCGATGCGCAGCTGGGATGACTACGCAGCCGACCTCTGGCGTGACCTAGTGGAGGGTGCGCGGTGA
- a CDS encoding Glycosyl transferases group 1, translated as MIRRPALGLRSLPAPTLPAELASAKALALHIDHRGPRRRQALRERLGTIITTLGGDTRPDHSSVELLEQVEAVLAKSDQDGMWLALAVIAGRLPDDATVISAFRRSRLDGPLAALAHTIIVPRIPRSREALAARSSAESRWPEVRVETDAVLVDLHHTSLTELATGIQRVARQTAQRWARDHEIVPVGWSSDMAALRRLTPDETAQALGTGTGPDENAVRIEDELVIPWRATYLLPELITEPDRLRALQGILHFSGSRSGVIGFDCVPITSAETVGDGMGGAFSRMLATVAYSDRIATISDAAAREYSGWRQMLSGAGLAGPQIQAVALAAEAPTATDASLAACAKLLDAGDSPIVLCVGSHEPRKNHLAVLQAAEIVWRRGVDFTLVFVGGNAWRSERFSERVEELQEAGRPVKLLRALSDEVLGAAYTLAACVIFPSLNEGFGLPVAEALAAGTPVITSNFGSMREIAGGGGALLVDPRADDEIAVALNDLLTDQALKARLITEAQAFNVRSWDGYAAACWQYFVADSSVPERTKASVEPTCQ; from the coding sequence GTGATACGTCGCCCCGCGCTGGGTCTCCGCTCCCTGCCCGCTCCGACGCTGCCGGCCGAGTTGGCCTCGGCCAAGGCGCTCGCCCTGCACATCGATCATCGTGGCCCGCGCCGTCGCCAGGCCCTGAGGGAGCGACTCGGCACGATCATCACCACGCTGGGCGGCGACACGCGTCCCGACCACTCCAGCGTCGAACTCCTCGAGCAGGTCGAAGCGGTCCTGGCCAAGTCCGATCAGGACGGGATGTGGTTGGCGCTGGCGGTCATCGCCGGACGCCTGCCGGACGACGCGACGGTGATCAGCGCTTTCCGCCGATCCCGCCTCGACGGGCCACTGGCCGCGCTCGCGCACACCATTATCGTGCCGCGGATTCCGCGGTCGCGTGAGGCGCTGGCGGCGAGGTCGTCAGCCGAGTCCCGCTGGCCAGAGGTGCGCGTCGAGACCGACGCCGTGCTGGTCGACCTCCATCACACGTCGCTCACGGAACTCGCCACCGGCATTCAGCGGGTGGCCCGGCAGACGGCGCAGCGTTGGGCCCGCGATCATGAGATCGTCCCGGTCGGTTGGAGTTCGGATATGGCCGCACTGCGGCGGCTGACTCCGGACGAGACCGCCCAGGCGCTCGGAACCGGTACCGGACCGGACGAGAATGCAGTCCGCATCGAGGACGAGCTCGTGATTCCCTGGCGAGCCACCTATCTGCTCCCTGAACTCATCACCGAACCGGATCGCCTGCGCGCGCTCCAGGGAATCCTGCACTTCTCGGGGAGTCGCAGCGGTGTCATCGGCTTCGACTGCGTCCCGATCACCTCAGCCGAGACGGTGGGTGATGGCATGGGCGGGGCCTTCTCCCGGATGCTGGCCACTGTGGCCTACAGCGATCGAATCGCGACCATCTCCGACGCTGCCGCCCGGGAGTACTCCGGGTGGCGGCAGATGCTGTCGGGCGCGGGCCTGGCCGGCCCGCAGATCCAGGCCGTCGCACTGGCGGCGGAGGCACCGACGGCCACCGACGCATCGCTGGCCGCCTGCGCGAAGCTGCTGGACGCCGGCGACTCGCCGATCGTGCTCTGCGTAGGCAGCCACGAGCCGCGCAAGAATCATCTGGCCGTGCTCCAAGCGGCCGAAATCGTTTGGCGACGGGGCGTTGACTTCACCCTCGTCTTCGTCGGTGGCAACGCCTGGCGCAGCGAACGCTTCAGCGAGCGAGTTGAGGAACTGCAGGAGGCCGGTCGACCGGTCAAACTTCTCCGTGCCCTCTCCGACGAGGTACTCGGCGCGGCCTACACCCTGGCCGCCTGCGTCATCTTCCCTTCGCTGAACGAGGGATTCGGGTTGCCCGTCGCTGAGGCGCTGGCGGCCGGAACACCGGTCATCACGTCGAACTTCGGCTCGATGCGCGAAATTGCCGGTGGTGGGGGAGCGCTCCTTGTCGATCCGCGCGCCGATGATGAGATCGCCGTTGCCCTGAATGACCTGCTGACCGACCAGGCGCTGAAGGCACGTCTCATCACCGAGGCCCAGGCCTTCAACGTGCGTAGCTGGGATGGCTACGCGGCCGCCTGCTGGCAGTACTTCGTTGCCGATTCGTCAGTACCCGAGAGAACGAAGGCGTCTGTGGAGCCGACATGTCAATGA
- a CDS encoding ABC-2 type transport system permease protein, producing the protein MSMMSSAASSAASAARAEALADEPMLPASPSSGGLFKGTVTSIKAIWRYRDLLGLLFRRELKVRYKDSFFGFFWTFVRPLAQLLVYTIVIGHFLARGTPGYAVFVFSGLTIWQLFSEIVTGGTGAMLANGGLIKKVYLPREVFTLGVVGSALFNFVMQTIILVFGTFLAGKVPTGTRLLYAPLSIVIVVLFGTGLAFVLGAVNVYLRDVQYLVEVALMWGLWSAPIVYSISLVRKSIGGTWLYDLYVWSPITQAALGFQRAFWVAGTPKDTVAHLGRSMIITIGVLFVFVWICQRIFARLQSNFAQEL; encoded by the coding sequence ATGTCAATGATGTCCTCGGCCGCGAGTTCCGCGGCCAGTGCGGCCCGCGCTGAGGCGCTCGCCGATGAGCCGATGCTCCCGGCGAGCCCGTCCAGTGGCGGACTCTTCAAGGGCACGGTCACGTCGATCAAGGCCATCTGGCGGTATCGCGACCTGCTCGGACTGCTCTTCCGGCGTGAGCTCAAGGTTCGCTACAAGGACAGTTTCTTCGGCTTCTTCTGGACGTTTGTGCGCCCGCTCGCCCAGCTGCTGGTCTACACGATCGTCATTGGCCACTTCCTGGCCCGCGGAACTCCGGGTTACGCCGTCTTCGTCTTCTCAGGGCTCACGATCTGGCAACTCTTCTCCGAGATCGTCACCGGCGGTACGGGCGCGATGCTGGCCAACGGCGGCCTGATCAAGAAGGTCTACCTTCCTCGCGAGGTCTTCACACTCGGAGTCGTCGGTTCGGCGCTCTTTAACTTCGTGATGCAGACGATCATCCTCGTCTTCGGGACTTTCCTGGCCGGCAAGGTGCCTACGGGTACCCGTCTGCTCTACGCGCCGTTGTCGATCGTGATCGTGGTTCTCTTCGGGACCGGCCTGGCCTTCGTGCTGGGAGCGGTGAACGTCTATCTCCGCGACGTGCAGTACCTGGTTGAGGTCGCGCTCATGTGGGGGCTGTGGAGCGCTCCCATCGTGTACAGCATCAGCCTGGTAAGGAAGAGCATCGGCGGGACGTGGCTCTACGACCTCTACGTCTGGAGCCCGATCACGCAGGCCGCACTTGGTTTTCAAAGGGCATTCTGGGTCGCCGGGACACCGAAGGACACCGTCGCCCATCTCGGTCGGAGCATGATCATCACGATCGGCGTGCTCTTCGTCTTCGTCTGGATCTGCCAGCGCATCTTCGCCCGGCTGCAGAGCAACTTCGCGCAGGAGCTGTAG
- a CDS encoding ABC-2 type transport system ATP-binding protein, protein MTTSTTVVRIDDVSKRFVIRKDKSLKERIVNLGRSNQHKDEFWALRNVNLEIESGSTVGLVGANGSGKSTLLKMISGILQPTEGTITRRGRLAALIELGAGFHPDLTGRENVFLNCAILGLDNAQTLRQYDSIVDFSGIEKFMDTQVKFYSSGMYMRLAFAVAVHVDPDVLLVDEVLAVGDEPFQRKCMDRIHSFQNDGRTIIIVSHGLDQIVELCDRAVVLDHGVVQVDGEPVMALRHLRADFEVTRQEERERERGRERDVIEVAQRPTAARVKSVAINDLPTGEVATIKPGDGVEVHITVEAAEPLSDWLVGVAFYLPGGLLVFGTNTKLMDIRMPDLVGEHTFTYRFPELWLNEGYYELHAAIGEYSGVEIDRLIEAATIAVESTTESIGPLHARPSISFE, encoded by the coding sequence ATGACCACATCCACGACCGTCGTCCGGATCGACGATGTCTCCAAGCGCTTCGTCATCCGCAAAGACAAGTCGCTCAAGGAACGCATCGTCAATCTCGGGCGATCGAACCAGCACAAGGACGAGTTCTGGGCGCTGCGCAATGTCAACCTGGAGATCGAGTCCGGCTCGACAGTCGGGCTGGTCGGCGCGAACGGGTCGGGCAAGAGCACGCTGCTGAAGATGATCAGCGGCATCCTGCAGCCGACCGAAGGCACCATCACCAGGCGCGGTCGGCTCGCGGCTCTGATCGAACTCGGTGCCGGCTTCCACCCCGATCTCACCGGTCGCGAGAACGTCTTCCTCAACTGCGCCATCCTTGGCCTGGACAACGCGCAGACGCTGCGCCAGTACGACTCGATCGTCGACTTCTCCGGCATCGAGAAGTTCATGGACACCCAGGTGAAGTTCTACTCGTCCGGTATGTACATGCGGCTGGCCTTCGCCGTCGCCGTGCACGTCGACCCCGACGTCCTGCTGGTCGACGAGGTGCTGGCCGTCGGCGACGAGCCCTTCCAGCGCAAGTGCATGGACCGCATCCACAGCTTCCAGAACGACGGGCGCACGATCATCATCGTGTCGCACGGCCTGGACCAGATCGTCGAGCTCTGCGATCGGGCGGTCGTGCTCGACCACGGCGTCGTGCAGGTCGACGGCGAGCCGGTGATGGCCCTGCGGCACCTGCGAGCCGACTTCGAAGTGACGCGCCAGGAGGAGCGGGAGCGGGAGCGTGGCCGCGAGCGGGACGTCATCGAGGTCGCACAGCGCCCAACCGCAGCGCGCGTGAAGTCGGTCGCGATCAACGATCTCCCCACCGGGGAGGTGGCGACGATCAAGCCCGGCGACGGCGTTGAAGTCCACATCACGGTTGAGGCAGCCGAGCCGCTCAGCGATTGGCTTGTCGGTGTCGCGTTCTACCTCCCGGGTGGGCTGCTCGTCTTCGGAACCAACACAAAGCTGATGGATATCAGAATGCCGGATTTGGTCGGCGAGCATACGTTCACGTATCGCTTCCCTGAGCTGTGGCTCAACGAGGGGTACTACGAGCTGCATGCCGCGATCGGGGAGTACAGCGGTGTTGAGATCGACCGGCTGATCGAGGCGGCCACGATCGCCGTTGAATCAACGACCGAGAGCATCGGCCCGCTGCACGCGCGGCCATCCATCAGCTTTGAGTGA